A single genomic interval of Calypte anna isolate BGI_N300 chromosome 3, bCalAnn1_v1.p, whole genome shotgun sequence harbors:
- the ASF1A gene encoding histone chaperone ASF1A has product MAKVQVNNVVVLDNPSPFYNPFQFEITFECIEDLSEDLEWKIIYVGSAESEEYDQVLDSVLVGPVPAGRHMFVFQADAPNPGLIPDADAVGVTVVLITCTYRGQEFIRVGYYVNNEYTETELRENPPVKPDFSKLQRNILASNPRVTRFHINWEDNTEKLEDAESSNPNLQSLLSTDALPSASKGWSTSENSLNVMLESHMDCM; this is encoded by the exons atggcAAAGGTTCAGGTGAACAATGTAGTGGTGTTGGATAATCCGTCTCCTTTCTACAATCCTTTCCAATTCGAGATCACATTTGAGTGCATAGAGGACCTGTCGGAAG acttggagtggaaaataatttatgtggGTTCAGCTGAAAGTGAAGAGTATGATCAGGTGTTAGACTCTGTTTTAGTAGGGCCTGTTCCTGCAGGAAGACACATGTTTGTATTTCAG GCTGATGCACCTAACCCAGGGCTTATTCCAGATGCAGATGCAGTAGGTGTAACAGTTGTGCTAATTACATGTACCTATCGAGGTCAAGAATTTATTAGAGTTGGCTACTATGTAAACAATGAATATACTGAAACAGAACTGAGAGAGAATCCACCAGTAAAGCCAGATTTTTCTAAG ctTCAAAGGAATATTTTGGCATCTAATCCCAGAGTCACAAGATTCCACATTAATTGGGAAGACAACACTGAAAAACTGGAAGATGCAGAGAGCAGTAACCCAAATCTACAGTCACTGCTTTCTACAGATGCATTACCTTCAGCATCAAAGGGGTGGTCAACATCAGAAAACTCATTAAATGTTATGTTAGAATCTCATATGGACTGCATGTGA